One Osmerus eperlanus chromosome 23, fOsmEpe2.1, whole genome shotgun sequence DNA segment encodes these proteins:
- the LOC134009662 gene encoding cornifelin homolog A-like, whose translation MTTKMVIQQPQAFAMATTSNQWSSGICDCTKDMKSCCLAFWCLPCFACITAKEGGECLCLPLINCFGLIPPATMSLRASLRYRYGIKGTLCNDCVFSFFCGPCAWCQMSKEMKTRVQPIALTSLHGVHLI comes from the exons ATGACTACAAAGATGGTCATTCAACAGCCCCAGGCATTCGCCATGGCAACGACATCCAATCAATGGAGCTCAGGCATCTGTGACTGCACTAAAGACATGAAATCTT GCTGTTTGGCGTTTTGGTGCTTGCCCTGCTTTGCATGTATCACAgcgaaggaaggaggagagtgtctgtgtctgccgcTGATTAACTGCTTTGGGCTTATCCCCCCCGCCACCATGTCCCTGAGAGCTTCTCTACGCTACCGCTACGGCATCAAG ggCACCCTATGTAATGACTGTGTGTTCTCCTTCTTCTGTGGGCCCTGTGCCTGGTGTCAAATGTCTAAGGAGATGAAGACCAGAGTGCAACCCATCGCTCTCACCTCCCTGCATGGGGTGCACTTGATTTAG
- the LOC134009661 gene encoding placenta-specific gene 8 protein-like — protein sequence MATSVIINNQPPQLPPQAIIAVQTNQWSTGICGCFDDLQVCCFAYWCFPCFACTTASEFGECFCLPLLDVGCGGMQMLGLPSCTPPVSMSMRVAVRNRYGIQGDMTDDCVYATFCNVCSWCQMAREIKRRSQPFTFINAQPTVLAQTQAQAQAMMVAASPQTGVISSQPHISPASPQALMTTRFM from the exons ATGGCAACCAGTGTCATCATAAACAAccagcccccccagctcccACCCCAGGCTATTATAGCAGTCCAGACCAACCAGTGGAGTACAGGCATCTGTGGATGCTTTGATGATCTGCAAGTCT GCTGCTTTGCTTACTGGTGCTTCCCGTGTTTCGCCTGCACCACTGCCTCTGAGTTCGGAGAGTGTTTCTGTCTGCCCCTGCTGGACGTGGGGTGCGGCGGCATGCAGATGCTGGGGCTGCCCAGCTGCACTCCGCCCGTCTCCATGTCCATGAGGGTGGCGGTGCGTAACCGCTACGGCATCCAG GGGGACATGACAGACGACTGCGTCTACGCCACCTTCTGTAACGTGTGCTCCTGGTGTCAGATGGccagggagataaagagacgCAGCCAGCCGTTCACCTTCATCAATGCCCAGCCCACAGTGTTGGCCCAGACccaagcccaggcccaggccatgATGGTGGCAGCCTCTCCCCAGACAGGGGTCATCTCCAGCCAGCCTCACATCTCCCCCGCCAGCCCCCAGGCCCTCATGACCACCAGGTTCATGTAA
- the ugt5g1 gene encoding UDP glucuronosyltransferase 5 family, polypeptide G1: MAARQAALSKVHLFLLWLLLLGVGCRGGRVLVVPEDGSHWVNMEVILRELHSRGHNLTVVRSAESWYIPQNSPLYSSVTIAPQDADESVGGGGGHIGPDFYAVLMRRSLDLRRMTPVRRFLEQQRDVAAMLVMFHGMALKMISAILEDYLLTSRLRASGFDLVLTDPAFPSGVLLAHYLGLPMVYNVRWLNAGEAHMAVAPTPPSYVPMYNSLFSDRMDFLQRTENALRHVAGLLQERLVILPLYARLLRHHFPPGADLLSMQRSADVWLMRVDFVLEFPRPTMPNVVYVGGFQCGPPQPLSAELEGFVQGSGEAGVVVMSLGTLVSALPMEITEAIATAFAQLPQRVVWRYLGQRPTSLGNNTLLLDWLPQNDLLGHPKTQVFVAHGGTNGLYEAIYHGVPILGLPLLFDQFDNLLRLQVRGAARVLEVASLTSEDFLMALGDVLENPSYRRSMQRLSRLHRDAPVSPLASATFWIEYVMRNKGAAHLRSQASSLAWFSYHSLDVAVLFLALSGASLWGALSVCRLLCCYKCSRNNKTKVD, from the coding sequence atggccGCACGTCAAGCAGCGCTGTCCAaggtccatctcttcctcctctggctcctcctcctgggcGTGGGTTGTCGCGGCGGCAGGGTGCTGGTGGTCCCGGAGGACGGCAGTCACTGGGTCAACATGGAGGTGATCCTACGAGAGCTCCACTCCAGGGGTCACAACCTCACCGTGGTGCGTTCCGCCGAGAGCTGGTACATCCCCCAGAACTCCCCTCTCTACAGTTCCGTCACGATCGCCCCTCAGGACGCAGACGAGAGTGTGGGCGGGGGCGGCGGGCACATCGGGCCCGATTTCTACGCCGTCTTGATGCGGCGCTCGCTGGACCTGCGCCGGATGACCCCAGTTCGGCGCTTCCTAGAGCAGCAGAGGGACGTGGCGGCCATGTTGGTCATGTTCCATGGCATGGCCCTGAAGATGATCTCCGCCATCTTGGAGGACTACCTCCTGACCTCCAGACTCAGGGCGTCAGGGTTCGACCTGGTGCTGACCGACCCCGCTTTCCCTTCGGGTGTCCTGCTGGCCCACTACCTGGGCTTGCCCATGGTCTACAACGTCCGCTGGCTCAACGCCGGAGAGGCCCACATGGCCgtggcccccacccccccgtccTACGTCCCCATGTACAACTCCCTGTTCTCCGACAGGATGGACTTCCTGCAGAGGACGGAGAACGCGCTCCGCCACGTGGCCGGCCTGCTCCAAGAGCGCCTGGTCATCCTTCCCCTGTACGCCCGCCTGCTCCGACATCACTTCCCCCCCGGGGCCGACCTGCTTTCCATGCAGCGCTCGGCCGACGTCTGGCTGATGAGGGTAGACTTTGTCTTGGAGTTCCCGCGGCCCACCATGCCTAACGTGGTGTACGTGGGGGGGTTTCAGTGTGGCCCACCGCAGCCTCTCTCCGCGGAGCTGGAGGGCTTCGTGCAGGGCTCCGGCGAGGCCGGTGTGGTGGTCATGTCTCTGGGCACACTCGTGTCGGCCCTGCCCATGGAGATAACGGAGGCCATCGCCACAGCCTTCGCCCAGCTTCCCCagagggtggtgtggaggtaccTGGGCCAGAGGCCCACCTCTCTGGGCAACAACACACTGCTCCTGGACTGGCTCCCCCAGAACGACCTCCTCGGACACCCCAAAACCCAGGTCTTCGTGGCCCATGGAGGCACCAACGGCCTGTATGAGGCCATCTACCACGGGGTGCCAATCCTGggtctgcctctcctctttgACCAGTTTGACAACCTGCTGCGCCTGCAGGTGCGAGGGGCGGCGAGGGTGCTGGAGGTCGCCAGCCTGACCTCCGAGGACTTCCTGATGGCCCTCGGAGACGTGCTGGAGAACCCCTCCTACCGTCGCAGCATGCAGAGGCTCTCCCGCCTGCACCGCGACGCGCCCGTGTCCCCGCTCGCCAGCGCCACCTTCTGGATCGAGTACGTGATGAGGAACAAGGGAGCGGCCCACCTCCGCTCACAGGCCTCCAGCCTGGCCTGGTTCTCTTACCACAGCCTGGATGTGGCAGTGTTGTTCCTGGCCCTCAGCGGGGCCTCCCTCTGGGGAGCCCTCTCAGTCTGCAGACTGCTCTGCTGCTACAAATGCTCCAGGAACAACAAGACCAAGGTGGATTGA
- the si:dkey-165a24.9 gene encoding G-protein coupled receptor 4 isoform X1: MSQNYSCNLPLDTDTNGLTYIYSFAFSLGLPSNLLSLWGLYQLGRSGGGGCQLVYILNLLLSDLLQLLTLPLWILYLQGGHSWPYGQPACEFVGYIFYVNVYASVVFLCLIALDRCLAIVHPLSSRGVRTVRVAAASGVVVWTLTFLFCLIGLLNTVFDAKRKLCLEQYPITPRYVHFKIATVVLGFLLPCGILGYTSARIRVTLQRSPSVSDHERNKIVGILILITINFIVIFGPYHLVGGYRFVSLLLTEKPCQLERSIFLTYRLCYGLTSLNTLLDPLFYIFLCHDARLELRRSLPCLGRRHRASKEVPLSARGHHDQSISV; this comes from the exons ATGTCCCAAAACTACAGCTGCAACCTCCCCCTGGACACTGATACTAATGGTCTCACCTACATCTACAGCTTTGCATTTTCACTGGGTCTGCCGTccaacctgctctctctctgggggctGTACCAACTGGGCCGCTCTGGCGGGGGTGGCTGCCAGCTGGTCTACATCCTCAACCTCTTGCTCTCCgacctcctccagctgctcaccctgcctctctggatCCTCTACCTGCAGGGgggccacagctggccctacggCCAGCCCGCCTGCGAGTTCGTGGGCTACATATTCTACGTGAACGTGTACGCCAGCGTGGTTTTCCTGTGCCTCATCGCGCTCGACCGCTGCCTGGCCATCGTCCATCCCCTGAGCAGTCGTGGCGTGCGGACGGTGAGGGTGGCGGCAGCCTCGGGGGTGGTGGTCTGGACACTAACCTTCCTGTTCTGTCTGATTGGGCTCCTGAACACGGTGTTTGATGCCAAGAGAAAGCTGTGTCTGGAGCAGTACCCTATCACCCCCAGGTACGTCCACTTCAAGATCGCCACCGTGGTTCTCGGGTTCCTTCTGCCTTGTGGAATACTGGG CTACACTTCCGCCCGAATCCGTGTGACCCTACAACGCTCACCCTCCGTCTCGGACCACGAACGCAACAAGATCGTGggcatcctcatcctcatcaccatTAACTTCATCGTGATATTTGGACCATACCACCTTGTAGGGGGATACAGGTTTGTGTCCCTGCTCCTGACCGAGAAACCCTGCCAACTGGAACGGTCCATTTTCCTGACCTACCGGCTGTGCTATGGCCTGACCAGCCTCAATACCCTTCTAGACCCCCTGTTCTACATCTTCCTGTGCCACGATGCCCGGCTCGAGCTACGCAGGTCTCTACCCTGCCTGGGACGTCGGCACAGAGCGTCCAAGGAGGTGCCTCTCAGCGCCAGAGGTCACCATGACCAGAGTATCAGCGTTTAG
- the si:dkey-165a24.9 gene encoding G-protein coupled receptor 4 isoform X2 codes for MSQNYSCNLPLDTDTNGLTYIYSFAFSLGLPSNLLSLWGLYQLGRSGGGGCQLVYILNLLLSDLLQLLTLPLWILYLQGGHSWPYGQPACEFVGYIFYVNVYASVVFLCLIALDRCLAIVHPLSSRGVRTVRVAAASGVVVWTLTFLFCLIGLLNTVFDAKRKLCLEQYPITPSYTSARIRVTLQRSPSVSDHERNKIVGILILITINFIVIFGPYHLVGGYRFVSLLLTEKPCQLERSIFLTYRLCYGLTSLNTLLDPLFYIFLCHDARLELRRSLPCLGRRHRASKEVPLSARGHHDQSISV; via the exons ATGTCCCAAAACTACAGCTGCAACCTCCCCCTGGACACTGATACTAATGGTCTCACCTACATCTACAGCTTTGCATTTTCACTGGGTCTGCCGTccaacctgctctctctctgggggctGTACCAACTGGGCCGCTCTGGCGGGGGTGGCTGCCAGCTGGTCTACATCCTCAACCTCTTGCTCTCCgacctcctccagctgctcaccctgcctctctggatCCTCTACCTGCAGGGgggccacagctggccctacggCCAGCCCGCCTGCGAGTTCGTGGGCTACATATTCTACGTGAACGTGTACGCCAGCGTGGTTTTCCTGTGCCTCATCGCGCTCGACCGCTGCCTGGCCATCGTCCATCCCCTGAGCAGTCGTGGCGTGCGGACGGTGAGGGTGGCGGCAGCCTCGGGGGTGGTGGTCTGGACACTAACCTTCCTGTTCTGTCTGATTGGGCTCCTGAACACGGTGTTTGATGCCAAGAGAAAGCTGTGTCTGGAGCAGTACCCTATCACCCCCAG CTACACTTCCGCCCGAATCCGTGTGACCCTACAACGCTCACCCTCCGTCTCGGACCACGAACGCAACAAGATCGTGggcatcctcatcctcatcaccatTAACTTCATCGTGATATTTGGACCATACCACCTTGTAGGGGGATACAGGTTTGTGTCCCTGCTCCTGACCGAGAAACCCTGCCAACTGGAACGGTCCATTTTCCTGACCTACCGGCTGTGCTATGGCCTGACCAGCCTCAATACCCTTCTAGACCCCCTGTTCTACATCTTCCTGTGCCACGATGCCCGGCTCGAGCTACGCAGGTCTCTACCCTGCCTGGGACGTCGGCACAGAGCGTCCAAGGAGGTGCCTCTCAGCGCCAGAGGTCACCATGACCAGAGTATCAGCGTTTAG
- the LOC134010111 gene encoding prostaglandin D2 receptor 2-like, whose product MSNSNLYCPMMQYMLNFTSNSTKGPAIVSLHGLISTLGILENVLILGVIGLRVRRTVISVWILNLAASDLLATASLPFFTFFMAQGDSWILGTTFCQIHSSIFFLNMFASGLLLAAISLDRCLVVMKPIWAQNHRDIKLVGRVCGLIWALSIICTIPFYVFRDTFKLRSERILCYYNYAKFLPEGEVDLPGLCWARHGALAVVKFIVAFLLPLVCIVSSYVMVHYRMKQRGHRCSFRFVRLVVAVVVSFVACWAPYHILSILEALVARGSRIHIATATTLPYAASFSFLNCVFNPVLYVFSCPNLCSKIRESFSAVLENVLAEDIGEMSRRRSTMRSSVSTSEILLRQKSTITPPPDQKEVNGGREEDQ is encoded by the coding sequence ATGTCCAACTCCAACTTGTATTGCCCTATGATGCAGTATATGCTAAACTTCACATCCAATAGTACAAAAGGCCCGGCCATAGTGTCCCTCCACGGCCTGATCTCCACCCTGGGCATCCTGGAGAACGTCCTGATCCTGGGAGTGATCGGCCTGCGTGTGCGCCGCACAGTCATCAGCGTTTGGATCCTCAACCTGGCAGCCTCCGACCTCCTGGCCACCGCCTCCCTGCCTTTCTTCACCTTCTTCATGGCCCAGGGTGATAGCTGGATCCTGGGCACCACCTTCTGCCAAATACATtcctccatcttcttcctcAACATGTTTGCTAGTGGTCTGCTGCTGGCGGCCATTTCCCTCGACCGCTGTCTGGTGGTGATGAAGCCAATCTGGGCCCAAAACCACAGGGACATCAAGCTGGTTGGCAGAGTGTGTGGACTTATCTGGGCCCTGTCTATCATCTGCACCATCCCCTTCTATGTCTTCCGTGATACTTTCAAACTGCGCTCTGAACGAATCCTGTGTTACTATAATTACGCCAAATTTCTACCCGAGGGGGAAGTTGATCTTCCAGGGTTGTGCTGGGCACGGCACGGGGCCCTAGCTGTGGTCAAATTCATCGTAGCTTTCCTACTTCCCCTGGTGTGCATCGTCAGCAGCTACGTGATGGTGCACTACAGGATGAAACAGAGAGGCCACCGATGCTCCTTCAGATTTGTGCGCCTGGTCGTGGCGGTGGTGGTGAGCTTCGTGGCCTGCTGGGCGCCGTACCACATCCTCAGCATCCTGGAGGCGTTGGTGGCCCGCGGATCACGCATACACATCGCCACGGCCACGACCCTGCCCTATGCCGCCAGCTTCTCCTTCCTCAACTGCGTGTTCAATCCCGTCCTCTACGTGTTCAGCTGCCCCAACCTGTGCAGCAAAATCCGCGAGTCCTTCAGCGCGGTTCTGGAGAACGTGCTGGCCGAGGACATAGGGGAGATGTCAAGACGACGCAGCACAATGCGGTCCTCCGTTAGCACCTCAGAGATACTGTTGAGACAGAAGAGCaccatcacccctccccctgaccagaAAGAGGtcaatggaggaagggaggaggatcaATAG